A single genomic interval of Pan paniscus chromosome 18, NHGRI_mPanPan1-v2.0_pri, whole genome shotgun sequence harbors:
- the CORO1A gene encoding coronin-1A: MSRQVVRSSKFRHVFGQPAKADQCYEDVRVSQTTWDSGFCAVNPKFVALICEASGGGAFLVLPLGKTGRVDKNAPTVCGHTAPVLDIAWCPHNDNVIASGSEDCTVMVWEIPDGGLVLPLREPVVTLEGHTKRVGIVAWHTTAQNVLLSAGCDNVIMVWDVGTGAAMLTLGPEVHPDTIYSVDWSRDGGLICTSCRDKRVRIIEPRKGTVVAEKDRPHEGTRPVRAVFVSEGKILTTGFSRMSERQVALWDTKHLEEPLSLQELDTSSGVLLPFFDPDTNIVYLCGKGDSSIRYFEITSEAPFLHYLSMFSSKESQRGMGYMPKRGLEVNKCEIARFYKLHERRCEPIAMTVPRKSDLFQEDLYPPTAGPDPALTAEEWLGGRDAGPLLISLKDGYVPPKSRELRVNRGLDTGRRRAAPEASGTPSSDAVSRLEEEMRKLQATVQELQKRLDRLEETVQAK, translated from the exons ATGAGCCGGCAGGTGGTCCGCTCCAGCAAGTTCCGCCACGTGTTTGGACAGCCGGCCAAGGCCGACCAGTGCTATGAAGATGTGCGCGTCTCACAGACCACCTGGGACAGTGGCTTCTGTGCTGTCAACCCTAAGTTTGTGGCCCTGATCTGTGAGGCCAGCGGGGGAGGGGCCTTCCTGGTGCTGCCCCTGGGCAAG ACTGGACGTGTGGACAAGAATGCGCCCACGGTCTGTGGCCACACAGCCCCTGTGCTAGACATCGCCTGGTGCCCGCACAATGACAACGTCATTGCCAGTGGCTCTGAGGACTGCACAGTCATG GTGTGGGAGATCCCGGATGGGGGCCTGGTGCTGCCCCTGCGGGAGCCCGTCGTCACCCTGGAGGGCCACACCAAGCGTGTGGGCATTGTGGCCTGGCACACCACAGCCCAGAACGTGCTGCTCAGTGCAG GTTGTGACAACGTGATCATGGTGTGGGACGTGGGCACTGGGGCGGCCATGCTGACACTGGGCCCAGAGGTGCACCCAGACACGATCTACAGTGTGGACTGGAGCCGAGATGGAGGCCTCATTTGTACCTCCTGCCGTGACAAGCGCGTGCGCATCATCGAGCCCCGCAAAGGCACTGTCGTAGCT GAGAAGGACCGTCCCCACGAGGGGACCCGGCCCGTGCGTGCAGTGTTCGTGTCGGAGGGGAAGATCCTGACCACGGGCTTCAGCCGCATGAGTGAGCGGCAGGTGGCGCTGTGGGACACA AAGCACCTGGAGGAGCCGCTGTCCCTGCAGGAGCTGGACACCAGCAGCGGTGTCCTGCTGCCCTTCTTTGACCCTGACACCAACATCGTCTACCTCTGTGGCAAG GGTGACAGCTCAATCCGGTACTTTGAGATCACTTCCGAGGCCCCTTTCCTGCACTATCTCTCCATGTTCAGTTCCAAGGAGTCCCAGCGGGGCATGGGCTACATGCCCAAACGTGGCCTGGAGGTGAACAAGTGTGAGATCGCCAG GTTCTACAAGCTGCACGAGCGGAGGTGTGAGCCCATTGCCATGACAGTGCCTCGAAAG TCGGACCTGTTCCAGGAGGACCTGTACCCACCCACCGCAGGGCCCGACCCTGCCCTCACGGCTGAGGAGTGGCTGGGGGGTCGGGATGCTGGGCCCCTCCTCATCTCCCTCAAGGATGGCTACGTACCCCCAAAGAGCCGGGAGCTGAGGGTCAACCGGGGCCTGGACACCGGGCGCAGGAGGGCAGCGCCAGAGGCCAGTGGCACTCCCAGCTCG GATGCCGTGTCTCGGCTGGAGGAGGAGATGCGGAAGCTCCAGGCCACGGTGCAGGAGCTCCAGAAGCGCTTGGACAGGCTGGAGGAGACAGTCCAGGCCAAGTAG
- the BOLA2B gene encoding bolA-like protein 2 isoform X1, whose amino-acid sequence MASAKSLDRWKARLLEGGSTALTYALVRAEVSFPAEVAPVRQQGSVAGVRAGVVSLLGCRSSWTVAMELSAEYLREKLQRNLEAEHVEVEDTTLNRCACSFRVLVVSAKFEGKPLLQRHRLVNACLAEELPHIHAFEQKTLTPDQWARERQK is encoded by the exons ATGGCAAGCGCGAAAAGCCTGGACCGCTGGAAAGCCCGGCTGCTTGAGGGCGGAAGTACTGCGTTGACGTACGCCTTAGTAAGGGCGGAAGTGAGTTTTCCAGCGGAAGTGGCTCCTGTAAGGCAGCAAGGTAGCGTGGCCGGCGTCCGAGCAGGGGTTGTGTCCCTGCTGGGCTGCCGTTCCAGCTGGACTGTCGCCATGGAACTCAGCGCCGAATACCTCCGCGAGAAGCTGCAGCGGAACCTGGAGGCGGAGCATGTG GAGGTGGAGGACACGACCCTCAACCGTTGCGCCTGTAGCTTCCGAGTCCTGGTGGTGTCGGCCAAGTTCGAGGGGAAACCGCTGCTTCAGAGACACAG GCTGGTGAACGCGTGCCTAGCAGAAGAGCTCCCGCACATCCATGCCTTTGAACAGAAAACCCTGACCCCAGACCAGTGGGCACGTGAGCGACAGAAATGA
- the BOLA2B gene encoding bolA-like protein 2 isoform X2: MASAKSLDRWKARLLEGGSTALTYALVRAEVSFPAEVAPVRQQGSVAGVRAGVVSLLGCRSSWTVAMELSAEYLREKLQRNLEAEHVLPSPGGVGQVRGETAASETQAGERVPSRRAPAHPCL, encoded by the exons ATGGCAAGCGCGAAAAGCCTGGACCGCTGGAAAGCCCGGCTGCTTGAGGGCGGAAGTACTGCGTTGACGTACGCCTTAGTAAGGGCGGAAGTGAGTTTTCCAGCGGAAGTGGCTCCTGTAAGGCAGCAAGGTAGCGTGGCCGGCGTCCGAGCAGGGGTTGTGTCCCTGCTGGGCTGCCGTTCCAGCTGGACTGTCGCCATGGAACTCAGCGCCGAATACCTCCGCGAGAAGCTGCAGCGGAACCTGGAGGCGGAGCATGTG CTTCCGAGTCCTGGTGGTGTCGGCCAAGTTCGAGGGGAAACCGCTGCTTCAGAGACACAG GCTGGTGAACGCGTGCCTAGCAGAAGAGCTCCCGCACATCCATGCCTTTGA